A section of the Ignavibacteriales bacterium genome encodes:
- a CDS encoding thermonuclease family protein, with amino-acid sequence MLKIGILVCLFLCLSFNINQSTVIRDTPSDSIEYGIVKRIIDGDTFELENGERVRLIGIDTPEKYDSDKLNKDIEMSSKDRETIVQLGLMASDYADSILSGKEVILIPDSTNSNRDRYKRLLRYVYYNDTIFFNLQIIKDGFAYAYTKYPFVYMEEFRQAERDARENRKGLWGNVDFDELKPNKK; translated from the coding sequence ATGTTGAAGATTGGCATACTGGTGTGTTTATTTTTATGTTTATCTTTCAATATTAATCAAAGTACTGTAATAAGAGATACACCCAGTGACTCTATAGAGTACGGAATAGTGAAGAGAATTATCGATGGTGATACTTTTGAATTAGAAAACGGGGAAAGGGTAAGACTAATTGGAATTGATACGCCAGAAAAATACGATAGTGATAAGCTAAACAAAGATATTGAAATGAGCAGTAAGGATAGAGAGACAATTGTTCAATTGGGCTTAATGGCTTCAGATTATGCAGACAGTATTCTTTCCGGCAAAGAGGTAATATTAATTCCTGATTCCACTAATTCGAATAGAGATAGATACAAAAGACTGCTCCGGTATGTATATTATAACGATACAATCTTTTTTAATCTTCAGATCATTAAAGATGGTTTTGCTTATGCATATACAAAATATCCGTTTGTTTACATGGAAGAATTTAGACAGGCTGAACGTGATGCGCGAGAAAACAGGAAGGGACTTTGGGGAAATGTAGATTTTGATGAACTTAAACCTAATAAAAAGTAA